The DNA segment CTAAAAAACACCGAAGATTCATTGTGGGAACCCGCTCCCACACAAGCCCGGTTCCACCTTCATGTGTTCCAAATTCTTGGGGGTACAGCCTCACGCCCCAGCAGTGCCGGGCGCAACAGTCGCCATAAATCAATCAACCACGCCCGCGCCAGCAGGGTCTCGCTGGCCAGGCAGCGCGCCACCAGCAAGCCCGGCAACTGGGTCAGGTCGCCGCGTACTGCATGGGACAGGGCGCGACACTGTTCCAGCAGTTCACTGTCGATTTCACCGGTCACCAGCAAGGTGGCAAACACCGGCTGGCCATCCAGGCCGATCGGCGAGTCGAGTAGGCCGTCGTCGCCGACGATGCGCTGGCGCTCATGCCAGAGCAACTGGCCGTCGCGGCGGATGTCCAGGTGCGACTGGAAGTGCCCGCGCTCGAAACGCTCGCCACTGGCCGGGCGCCCCAGCGCCACCACATCCCAGTACAACAGCCGGGCGTCGCCGTGCAGGTCGATGCGGGTGCTGAGTTCGGCCTGGGCCGCACTGAACACGATGGTTTCCTGGGGCAGCCACTCCAGGGTGGCGCCGGCCTCGACCGTCAAAGCCACCTGCTGATAGGCCGGCCCGCTGGCGCGGTACCACTTGGCGGCGCCGGGGCTGGTCAATTGCGCCCACGCGCCCTCAGCCAGGTGGGCGGTGATCTCCAGGCGATCCCCTCCGGCAATCCCGCCCGGCGGGTGCACGATGATGTGCTGGCACACCTCGGGGCCTTCGGCGTACAGGTGCTTTTGCACCCGCAGCGGGCCCAGGTGGCGGCGCATCACCGGGCGTGTGCTGGCGCCGAAGCGTGCATAGCCCAACTCCAGCGCGGCGTGCCAGCTGGGGGTGAACAGGGCGGTGGGGGCAGGAACGGTCATGGTCAGGGCTTAATCAACGGGACGCTACAGATTAGATGGTAACCAGGCCGCGTACACCGTCGGCCTCCATATTTTCACCACGGCCCTGCTGGACGATCTCACCCCGGGACATCACCAGGTATTGATCGGCCAGTTCGGCGGCAAAATCGTAGAACTGCTCCACCAGCAAAATCGCCATGTCGCCGCGCTCGGCGAGCTTCTTGATCACCGCGCCGATCTCCTTGATCACCGACGGCTGGATACCTTCGGTGGGCTCATCGAGGATCAACAGGCGCGGACGGCTGGCCAGGGCGCGCCCGATGGCCAGTTGTTGCTGTTGCCCACCGGACAGGTCGCCACCGCGCCGGTGCTTCATTTGCAGCAGCACTGGGAACAGCTCGTAGATAAACGCCGGGACTTCCCTGGCTTCGCTGCCGGGAAAACGCGACAGGCCCATCAGCAGGTTTTCTTCCACCGTCAGCCGGCCGAAAATCTCGCGGCCCTGGGGCACGTAGGCGATGCCGGCGTGTACCCGCTGGTGCGGCTTGAAGCCGGTGATGGCCTTGCCTTCCCAGTTCACCGCACCTTCCTTGGCGGGCAGCAGGCCCATCAGGCATTTGAGCAGGGTGGTCTTGCCCACGCCGTTACGGCCGAGCAGGCAGGTGACTTCACCGACTTTCACGTCGAACGAAAGGCCGCGCAGGATGTGGCTGCCGCCGTAGTACTGGTGCAGCTTGTCGACTTGCAACATGTTCAAACTCTCCTCAAATCCCTGGTAGGAACCGGATCAACTGTGGGAGCTGGCTTGCCTGCGATGGCATCACCTCGGTCCATCAGACATACCGAGTTGTCTGGATCGCAGCGATGCGGCGATCCGACAAGGCAGCTCCCACATTTGATTTGGTTCCCACAGTAAGCGGTCTGTGTCTGGCTCAACGACCGAGGTACACCTCGATCACCCGCTCGTTTTCCTGCACCTGCTCCAGCGACCCTTCGGCCAGCACGCTGCCCTGGTGCAGCACCGTCACATGGTCGGCAATCGAGCCGACAAAGCCCATGTCGTGCTCCACCACCATCAGCGAATGCTTGCCCGCCAGGCGCTTGAACAGTTCGGCGGTGAACTCGGTCTCGGCGTCGGTCATGCCGGCCACGGGCTCGTCGAGCAGCAACAGTTGCGGGTCTTGCATCAGCAGCATGCCGATCTCCAGGAACTGCTTCTGGCCGTGGGACAGCAAGCCGGCCGGGCGCTGTACCGACGTGGTCAGGCGAATAGTGTCGAGCACCTCCTCAATGCGGTCTTTCTGTTCACCGCTCAGACGCGCGCGCAGGCTGGCCCACACCGATTTGTCGGTCTTCTGTGCCAGCTCCAGGTTCTCGAACACGCTCAGGGCCTCGAACACCGTGGGCTTCTGGAACTTGCGGCCGATACCGGCCTGGGCGATCTGCACTTCGCTCATGCGCGTCAGGTCCAGGGTTTCACCGAACCACGCCTTGCCGTGGCTGGGGCGGGTCTTGCCGGTGATGACGTCCATCAGCGTGGTCTTGCCCGCGCCGTTGGGGCCGATGATGCAGCGCAATTCGCCGACGCCGATGTACAGGTTCAAGTCGTTGAGGGCCTTGAAACCATCGAAGCTGACGCTGATATCTTCCAGGGTCAGGATCGTGCCATGGCGGGTATTGAGGCCCTTGCCGGCGGCCTGGCCGAGGCCGATGGCGTCGCGGCTGGTGCCCTGGTCGCGGTTCGGTTCGATGATCGGTTCGAGCATGAACTGGTCGGTTGCCGTGACTCTCATTGTTCGCCCCTTTTCTTCAGCAGGCCGATGATGCCCTTGGGCAGGTACAGGGTGACGATAATGAACAGTGCCCCCAGGAAGAACAGCCAGTACTCCGGGAAGGCCACGGTGAACCAGCTCTTCATACCGTTGACCACGCCGGCACCCAGCAGTGGGCCGATCAGTGTGCCGCGCCCGCCCAGGGCCACCCATACGGCGGCTTCGATGGAGTTGGTCGGCGACATTTCGCTGGGGTTGATGATGCCCACTTGCGGCACGTACAGCGCCCCGGCGAGGCCGCACAGCACCGCGCTCAACACCCACACAAACAGCTTGAAGCCACGCGGGTCATAGCCGCAGAACATCAGACGGTTTTCCGCGTCGCGCAGGGCCGTCAGCACCCGCCCGAACTTGCTCCGGGCCAGGCGCCAGCCGATAAACAGGCTGCCCACCAACAGCAGCACCGTGGCCAGGAACAGCACCGCGCGGGTACCGGGCTCGGTGATACCGAAGCCCAGGATGCTGCGGAAGTTGGTAAAGCCGTTATTGCCGCCAAAGCCGGTCTCGTTGCGGAAAAACAACAGCATCCCGGCAAAGGTCAGGGCCTGGGTCATGATCGAGAAATACACGCCCTTGATCCGCGAGCGAAAGGCAAAAAAGCCGAACACCAGCGCCAGCAAACCCGGGGCCAACACCACCAGGCACAGGGCCCAGAGGAAGTGCTGGGTGCCGAGCCAATACCACGGCAGTTCGGTCCACGACAGGAAGGTCATGAACGCCGGCAACTCGCTGCCGGCGGCCTGGCGCATCAGGTACATGCCCATGGCATAACCGCCTAGGGCAAAAAACAGGCCGTGCCCCAGGGACAACATACCGGCGTAGCCCCACACCAGGTCCAGGGCCAGGGCGACGATGGCGTAGCAGAGGATCTTGCCCACCAGCGTCAGGGTGTAGGCCGAGACATGCAATGCGTTATCGGCAGGCAGCAGCGACAGCAGCGGCAACGCCAGCAGCACGGCGAGGATCACCACACCCACCGCGATCGTTACCTTGGGGCCGGCCTTTTGCGCGGCTGTAAGCATCAATGGCTGGTTCATCAGTCGATCACCCGTCCTTTCAGTGCGAAGAGTCCTTGCGGGCGTTTCTGGATAAACAGAATGATCAGCGCGAGGATCAGGATCTTGCCGAGTACGGCACCGATCTGCGGTTCGAGAATCTTGTTGGCGATCCCCAGGCCAAAGGCGGCCATGACGCTGCCGGCCAACTGGCCGACCCCGCCGAGCACCACCACCAGGAACGAGTCGATGATGTAGCTCTGGCCCAGGTCCGGGCCGACGTTGCCGATCTGGCTCAGGGCCACGCCACCTAAGCCGGCGATACCCGAGCCGAGG comes from the Pseudomonas shahriarae genome and includes:
- a CDS encoding urease accessory protein UreD encodes the protein MTVPAPTALFTPSWHAALELGYARFGASTRPVMRRHLGPLRVQKHLYAEGPEVCQHIIVHPPGGIAGGDRLEITAHLAEGAWAQLTSPGAAKWYRASGPAYQQVALTVEAGATLEWLPQETIVFSAAQAELSTRIDLHGDARLLYWDVVALGRPASGERFERGHFQSHLDIRRDGQLLWHERQRIVGDDGLLDSPIGLDGQPVFATLLVTGEIDSELLEQCRALSHAVRGDLTQLPGLLVARCLASETLLARAWLIDLWRLLRPALLGREAVPPRIWNT
- the urtE gene encoding urea ABC transporter ATP-binding subunit UrtE — protein: MLQVDKLHQYYGGSHILRGLSFDVKVGEVTCLLGRNGVGKTTLLKCLMGLLPAKEGAVNWEGKAITGFKPHQRVHAGIAYVPQGREIFGRLTVEENLLMGLSRFPGSEAREVPAFIYELFPVLLQMKHRRGGDLSGGQQQQLAIGRALASRPRLLILDEPTEGIQPSVIKEIGAVIKKLAERGDMAILLVEQFYDFAAELADQYLVMSRGEIVQQGRGENMEADGVRGLVTI
- the urtD gene encoding urea ABC transporter ATP-binding protein UrtD; amino-acid sequence: MRVTATDQFMLEPIIEPNRDQGTSRDAIGLGQAAGKGLNTRHGTILTLEDISVSFDGFKALNDLNLYIGVGELRCIIGPNGAGKTTLMDVITGKTRPSHGKAWFGETLDLTRMSEVQIAQAGIGRKFQKPTVFEALSVFENLELAQKTDKSVWASLRARLSGEQKDRIEEVLDTIRLTTSVQRPAGLLSHGQKQFLEIGMLLMQDPQLLLLDEPVAGMTDAETEFTAELFKRLAGKHSLMVVEHDMGFVGSIADHVTVLHQGSVLAEGSLEQVQENERVIEVYLGR
- the urtC gene encoding urea ABC transporter permease subunit UrtC — translated: MNQPLMLTAAQKAGPKVTIAVGVVILAVLLALPLLSLLPADNALHVSAYTLTLVGKILCYAIVALALDLVWGYAGMLSLGHGLFFALGGYAMGMYLMRQAAGSELPAFMTFLSWTELPWYWLGTQHFLWALCLVVLAPGLLALVFGFFAFRSRIKGVYFSIMTQALTFAGMLLFFRNETGFGGNNGFTNFRSILGFGITEPGTRAVLFLATVLLLVGSLFIGWRLARSKFGRVLTALRDAENRLMFCGYDPRGFKLFVWVLSAVLCGLAGALYVPQVGIINPSEMSPTNSIEAAVWVALGGRGTLIGPLLGAGVVNGMKSWFTVAFPEYWLFFLGALFIIVTLYLPKGIIGLLKKRGEQ